Genomic segment of Syngnathus acus chromosome 10, fSynAcu1.2, whole genome shotgun sequence:
CTTTAAGTTGTTGAAGAAACCCTGTGCAAGTATAGCTGTCATAGAGACTCATTCTTTGTGATTCATCCACTTTAAGTTTTTTAGACGCCTGCTTTCATTTTACGATGGTTTGTCTGTTCACAAAGACATTTAGTTGTTCAATCATCAATATTTGGAACATCCTTCTCATTCTTTTATTTCTAGTGCATTTCCACTGCAGACATAACTTAGTGAAGTGCTCTTCATTACATTCAATTctcttaactttaacttcgGCAACCTAATCCCGGCATTTTTTgttagatatatatatatattacttGCTATAGGAGTAAGAGGAAAAATACATGATATTCTTAACTTTAATTAAcattatacattatttttgtttgcacaAGATCAGTGATAGattgatagatttttttttcttgattgtCATGAATGAGGACAATAGTTCGGTTGCACCGAGGGAAATCCTCACGATGTATACACAAACAATATTGACCAGTTTACATGTCCATCATAGACCACCAGTCTATATCTGCATTCGTCAGTGTTAGACCTCTTCAAGAATTTGAAGACTGATGTTAGTCATGTTTGTGATCAGCAGTTAGGTGAttcatgagtgtgtgtgtgttttccccattatttaatattgtcgatgtttttttaaaaatgtttgtactgtttttgAGCCGTACAGAGTGCATTCAACTAGTCCTGTGGTTTCAGAACCATAGACAGCCACTCGATCTGTACCTTATAGTCAGTGGACATATTTTTAGTTCCGTCTTACTGTGAATTGTcgtactttttttatttttatctttacTTCATTTACAATAACCTATCTGTTATACTTGGAGTGAATGATTGTGTCCGTACTGCTATTTGAGTTTATGATAACTTTAATCACTTTCGGGGCTAATTGAATGATCAATCATTCTCATTGTCCTGTATGCTGCAAGATTAACATTttgaagagaaagaaaatcgGATCTTTTAATGACAAATATGATTCATCTTgcaaaaagatttttaaaaaatacctCAATCACCAAACTGCTCAAGTGTTATAAATTTGAATAAGAAATATGATCACATTTCGAGGAGAATATTTTTCACCATAGTAGTCTTTCAATATTTCTGGGATTTTAATTCCAAATACTACCCAAAACATACACCTAATATATCTGTGTGATCATGTATAAACGTTAATTTTAGATTCGTTTTGAACGAACCATAAGTGTGCCATAACACTTAACTGTCACAAGATACAAGgtaacaaaataaagataaagatTGCATCCAGAATTGCATAAATCTTGATACAATCGTGAAAAACGTTACTGCCGAATTAATTcggtaatatatatatatatagtatatcttttttttttatagctgaacattttcaatctatcattcatcatttcaaaataaaaattacgTCCTGCGAAAATCTTCCTTATGTGTAAAGTCGAAACCTCAAACGTGCATATTTGCATTTGAGTTGAATGAACATTCAACtatttttaaagattttaCTCGCATATCTAGTCATTTATAACGCAGGCTTCATTGTGTTATATTCTAAAATGGTGATGGATTTATTCAGAACCGTGCACTACTGTGCAAATGCTCTGAGCGCCGCTAGTGACACGTCATTGAATTAGAGGGAAACGAATCCGTGCAGGagtcctcctctcctctcctcttgcGCTGTTTATAGAGCTTGCCTGGTGAGAAGGACGACGATCTGCTCGACATTTGAAGAGAGACGTTTTCCGTGAATTTTCTTGGTTAATTCGACTTTTTCAATTGAAGAGcgcctgtttttattttggaggaATGTTCTCGTGATATTCTTTTGGATTTCACGATGGATTTTATGCGGATGCGCGCTGTCAGAGGCCGATGGCGCACACTGTTTGTGATTCTTTGTCTGAGCGAGCTGCGCTCCGTGGCTGGACAGGCACGCTATTCCATACCGGAGGAGCAGGCGGAAGGCTCTTTTGTTGGAAACATTGCGAGAGATTTGGGCTTGGATGTTGGCCGACTAGTAGCAGGTAAAGCTCGTATCATTACAAAAGAAGATCGACAATATGTTGATTTAAAGCGAGACAAAGGCACACTTGTGATTAAAGAACGCATCGACCGAGAGGAGCTTTGTGGCAAGACGACGCCCTGCAGCTTCacttttgacatcattttagAAAATCCTATCCAGCTTTATCGTGTAACAGTGGAGGTCGTGGACATTAACGACAATAGCCCCTCCTTCCCCCGGTTAGAAATTAATTTGAACATTGCTGAAAATGCTGTAGTGGGAACTCGTTTCTCACTCGAGAATGCAGATGACTCTGATGTTGGTATTAATGATATTcataaatatgttttaaaaccctcagatcattttaaattggaaaTACAAAGCCAGCCAGATGGTGCAAAATTCATGGAAATGACTTTACAGAAGCCTTTAGACCGAGAAAAAGAGGAGAGTCTCACACTCATGTTGATTGCTTCAGATGGTGGAGAGCCACACAGATCAGGGACAGTAAGAATTGAAATCATTGTGATGGATGTAAACGATAACGCCCCAGTGTGCACTCATCCTGTTTATAAAGTAGATGTGCCAGAAAACTCACCTGCGGGAACTTTGATCACAACAGTTAGTGCTAATGACGCGGATGCAGGCCTCAATGGTGACGTTACATATTCCACTCGTTCTTCCAAAGAGACAGAGCAGCTATTTCATGTAAATGTTAAAACGGGGGAAATCAAAGTTTTAGGTAAATTAGATTTTGAGAAATTGAAGAGTTATCAGTTAAACATCCAGGCTATTGATCACGGAGGATTTACGGATACATGTAAAGTATTCATTAACATAATTGATGAGAATGACAATGTCCCCACTATTAAATTAATGTCTTTTTCTCAGTCCATACCTGAGGATTCTCCCCCAGGTACAACTGTAGCTGTGTTTAATGTGAATGATGAAGACTCTGACGTCAACGGTGTCGTAAAGTGTTCCATTAACACTGACGTCCCTTTTAAAATTGAGTCTTCATTAACAGGATATTACACCATTGTAACAGAAAACTTCTTAGACCGGGAAAGTGTCCCTGAATATAACGTGACCATAACAGTGTCTGACCAAGGCTCTCCACCTCTGTCTAGTAGTAAAAACATCAACGTTAAAATATCAGACGTGAATGACAACCCACCCAAATTCCATCAGTCAGAATACAGTAATACTTTACCAGAAAACAACTCTCCCGGTTTTTCCATGTTTGCGGTCAGCGCTAATGATGCAGACTGGGGCCAGAATGCCCGAGTGTCTTACTTCCTGGAGGAGAAAGAAATTAATGGAGTAGCTGTGTCCTCTTTTGTCACCATCAATTCTGAGAATGGTGTCATCCATGCAGTCAGATCATTTGATTATGAACAAATCAAGTTCTTTGACTTTAACGTGACTGCCCGCGACTCTGGATCCCCTCCGCTGAGTTCTGTGGCTGCAGTTCGCATCCTGATCCAGGACCAGAATGACAACGCCCCTCAGGTGCTGTACCCGGTGCAGACTGGCGGCTCGCTGCTGGCCGAAATGGTGCCTCGTTTGGCCGACGTGGGCTACCTGGTGACCAAAGTAGTGGCCGTGGATGTGGACTCTGGCCAGAACGCTTGGCTCTCTTATCAAGTGCACAAGGCCAAAGACAGGGCGCTGTTTGAAGTGGGCCTCCACAATGGGGAAATCCGAACGGTCCGCCAAGTGACTGATAAAGATGCTGTCAAACAAAGACTGACTGTTGTGGTGGAGGACAACGGGCAGCCCTCTCGTTCAGCCACAGTCATTGTGAACGTGGCGGTGGCCGACAGCTTCCCTGAGGTGCTCTCAGAGTTCACTGACTTGAGCATGCACGACAAGGAGTACAATGAAAAGCTGACTTTTTACTTAGTCTTGGCACTGGCTGTGGtctccttcctcttcatcaCCTGCTTGCTGCTCATCATCGCAGTCAAAGTGCACAGGTGGAGACAGTCTCGTGTCATGTACCACTCCAACCTGCCTGTCATCCCGTACTATCCACCACGGTACTCGGATACTTTGGGGACGGGGACCCTCCCGCATGTGTACAATTACGAGGTGTGCAGGACCACTGACTCCAGAAAAAGTGAGATGAAGAATATGCAAGCATTGAGTCAGAGTTTAGTGAGTGTGGATGGAGCTGATGCTGATATGCCACGAGAGAACAAGCAAATGTCACGAGACCTTTCACGGATGTCAACATTGGTGagtcaaaaatgttcaccaatctttttctctttttttatttgaggtcCTGTTTGCAACTTCCTTCACTTATGTGGCACAACAGGTTCTCAAGTCCCACCAGTTAATTGTCTTGAATTCATAACCAACTGTTATAGCTGACAAACGAACCACATATTCCAATAGTAACCTATATGAAACTTTGTTAACATAAATGCTAAACATAAATATAGCTTGCAGTCATGTATTTCAGAAAACATTAAGGAACTTCAGGGTGTATagctaaataaaatatttaaattgtgGAAAATAATCTGACGTTTTAGAAGAAATAAACAAGTTCGAAGAAATGATTCACACATAAAACTCCTTGgaataaaacaacaatgctGCTCTAGTTTACGCACCACGTGCAATGAAATTTTCATCAATTTTAATTCTCAATGCAGGAAGATAAACACTTGGGAAATCTTGGTCATATTTAGGATTCgctcttttgcttttttttttgcctgaaaATATATGTTCCTGTTGGAACTCGAGcatcatgtcatttttgtttgtgaccCATTGTTTGAGAATGTGTCTTTTATATAATTAACAAAAAATTaatgatagcagttttttaaaCTTAAGACAAGAAAAGtcactcaaatattttgattagCCTCTTGATGTAATCATCgcaaattcacaatttttctcttagtaaaaaaaaaaaaacgttgcaAGGTTTTAGTCGCTGTCCATGGTACCACTGTCCATGACGATAACTCATTTTGATATTACAATACATTTGCACTTGTCAATGATTTATTAGTAATTAATAGTTAATTATGGCCATTTGAATGCCTTGTGGTTCAAGGCCTGATGATGATTATAACTTTGAAGAATTATTGTTAAAATTTCATAAGTGGTGAGCACCTTGTTTGAAATTAATGCTTATTTGTACACATTTGTGGTTTTGCGTTTCTCATTCAGTAGTGATGATGAAATGGATTCGTATTTTATAGTGGctgcaatttaatttaatactTTAGTTATGACCCTGATTTGTTAGATTCATATGTAATATAGGCGAGCAGGGATTTCTTCCTCCATTTTTATTCGTTTTGGGGGGGTGaagttttcatttgtttttaatactgGACGATGTTttctatttcatttattttgtaaatccATTTTCAGTGG
This window contains:
- the LOC119128672 gene encoding protocadherin beta-16-like isoform X42; the protein is MDFMRMRAVRGRWRTLFVILCLSELRSVAGQARYSIPEEQAEGSFVGNIARDLGLDVGRLVAGKARIITKEDRQYVDLKRDKGTLVIKERIDREELCGKTTPCSFTFDIILENPIQLYRVTVEVVDINDNSPSFPRLEINLNIAENAVVGTRFSLENADDSDVGINDIHKYVLKPSDHFKLEIQSQPDGAKFMEMTLQKPLDREKEESLTLMLIASDGGEPHRSGTVRIEIIVMDVNDNAPVCTHPVYKVDVPENSPAGTLITTVSANDADAGLNGDVTYSTRSSKETEQLFHVNVKTGEIKVLGKLDFEKLKSYQLNIQAIDHGGFTDTCKVFINIIDENDNVPTIKLMSFSQSIPEDSPPGTTVAVFNVNDEDSDVNGVVKCSINTDVPFKIESSLTGYYTIVTENFLDRESVPEYNVTITVSDQGSPPLSSSKNINVKISDVNDNPPKFHQSEYSNTLPENNSPGFSMFAVSANDADWGQNARVSYFLEEKEINGVAVSSFVTINSENGVIHAVRSFDYEQIKFFDFNVTARDSGSPPLSSVAAVRILIQDQNDNAPQVLYPVQTGGSLLAEMVPRLADVGYLVTKVVAVDVDSGQNAWLSYQVHKAKDRALFEVGLHNGEIRTVRQVTDKDAVKQRLTVVVEDNGQPSRSATVIVNVAVADSFPEVLSEFTDLSMHDKEYNEKLTFYLVLALAVVSFLFITCLLLIIAVKVHRWRQSRVMYHSNLPVIPYYPPRYSDTLGTGTLPHVYNYEVCRTTDSRKSEMKNMQALSQSLVSVDGADADMPRENKQMSRDLSRMSTLQKPPNNDWRFNQGARPGPSGVAGGPEVAMGTGPWPQPPTEAEQLQALMAAANVSEASGTLGPGTMGLSTRYSPQFTLQHVPDYRQNVYIPGSTATLTSNPQQQQQQQAMAQQASQQALPPPQSGQPEPPKAAQTPASKKKSTKKEKK
- the LOC119128672 gene encoding protocadherin beta-16-like isoform X19, whose translation is MDFMRMRAVRGRWRTLFVILCLSELRSVAGQARYSIPEEQAEGSFVGNIARDLGLDVGRLVAGKARIITKEDRQYVDLKRDKGTLVIKERIDREELCGKTTPCSFTFDIILENPIQLYRVTVEVVDINDNSPSFPRLEINLNIAENAVVGTRFSLENADDSDVGINDIHKYVLKPSDHFKLEIQSQPDGAKFMEMTLQKPLDREKEESLTLMLIASDGGEPHRSGTVRIEIIVMDVNDNAPVCTHPVYKVDVPENSPAGTLITTVSANDADAGLNGDVTYSTRSSKETEQLFHVNVKTGEIKVLGKLDFEKLKSYQLNIQAIDHGGFTDTCKVFINIIDENDNVPTIKLMSFSQSIPEDSPPGTTVAVFNVNDEDSDVNGVVKCSINTDVPFKIESSLTGYYTIVTENFLDRESVPEYNVTITVSDQGSPPLSSSKNINVKISDVNDNPPKFHQSEYSNTLPENNSPGFSMFAVSANDADWGQNARVSYFLEEKEINGVAVSSFVTINSENGVIHAVRSFDYEQIKFFDFNVTARDSGSPPLSSVAAVRILIQDQNDNAPQVLYPVQTGGSLLAEMVPRLADVGYLVTKVVAVDVDSGQNAWLSYQVHKAKDRALFEVGLHNGEIRTVRQVTDKDAVKQRLTVVVEDNGQPSRSATVIVNVAVADSFPEVLSEFTDLSMHDKEYNEKLTFYLVLALAVVSFLFITCLLLIIAVKVHRWRQSRVMYHSNLPVIPYYPPRYSDTLGTGTLPHVYNYEVCRTTDSRKSEMKNMQALSQSLVSVDGADADMPRENKQMSRDLSRMSTLQKPPNNDWRFNQGARPGPSGPHMPYGTHIRWTPKSGTRVAGGPEVAMGTGPWPQPPTEAEQLQALMAAANVSEASGTLGPGTMGLSTRYSPQFTLQHVPDYRQNVYIPGSTATLTSNPQQQQQQQAMAQQASQQALPPPQSGQPEPPKAAQTPASKKKSTKKEKK